A genomic region of Haliaeetus albicilla chromosome 8, bHalAlb1.1, whole genome shotgun sequence contains the following coding sequences:
- the RNF2 gene encoding E3 ubiquitin-protein ligase RING2 isoform X2 has protein sequence MSQAVQTNGTQPLSKTWELSLYELQRTPQEAITDGLEIVVSPRSLHSELMCPICLDMLKNTMTTKECLHRFCADCIITALRSGNKECPTCRKKLVSKRSLRPDPNFDALISKIYPSRDEYEAHQERVLARISKHNNQQALSHSIEEGLKIQAMNRLQRGKKQQIENGSGAEDNGDSSHCSNASTHSNQEAGPSNKRTKTSDDSGLELDNNNTTVAIDPVMDGASEIELVFRPHPTLMENDDSAQTRYIKTSGNATVDHLSKYLAVRLALEELRSKGESNQMNLDTASEKQYTIYIATANGQFTVLNGSFSLELVSEKYWKVNKPMELYYAPTKEHK, from the exons ATGTCTCAAGCTGTGCAGACGAATGGGACGCAACCTTTAAGCAAAACATGGGAGCTCAGTTTGTACGAATTGCAAAGAACGCCTCAG GAAGCAATCACCGATGGCTTGGAAATAGTGGTGTCACCCAGGAGCCTGCACAGTGAACTGATGTGTCCCATCTGTTTGGATATGTTAAAAAACACCATGACAACAAAAGAATGTTTGCATCGCTTCTGTGCTGATTGTATCATTACAGCCCTCAGGAGTGG CAACAAAGAATGTCCCACATGTCGTAAAAAGCTAGTTTCAAAAAGATCACTGAGACCAGATCCCAATTTTGATGCTCTGATCAGTAAAATTTATCCAAGCCGAGATGAATACGAAGCTCATCAGGAGAGAGTGCTAGCAAGAATCAGCAAGCACAATAACCAGCAAGCTTTAAGTCACAGCATTGAGGAAGGATTAAAGATTCAGGCTATGAACAG GTTACAGAGAGGCAAGAAACAACAGATTGAGAATGGCAGTGGAGCAGAAGATAACGGTGACAGTTCACACTGTAGCAATGCCTCAACACACAGCAATCAGGAAGCGGGGCCCAGTAATAAGAGGACCAAAACATCGGATGATTCTGGGCTAGAACTGGACAATAACAACACAACTGTGGCAATAGACCCTGTAATGGATGGTGCTAGTGAAATCGAATTAGTCTTCAGGCCTCATCCGACTCTCATGGAGAACGATGACAGTGCACAGACGAG ATACATCAAGACCTCAGGCAATGCCACCGTTGATCACTTGTCCAAGTACTTAGCTGTGAGATTGGCTTTGGAGGAGCTTCGTAGCAAAGGAGAATCAAACCAGATGAACCTTGACACGGCCAGTGAGAAGCAGTATACCATTTACATTGCTACTGCCAATGGGCAGTTCACT GTATTAAATGGGTCATTTTCCTTGGAACTGGTCAGTGAGAAGTATTGGAAAGTGAACAAACCCATGGAACTTTACTATGCACCAACAAAGGAACATAAATAA
- the RNF2 gene encoding E3 ubiquitin-protein ligase RING2 isoform X1, which produces MISTMSQAVQTNGTQPLSKTWELSLYELQRTPQEAITDGLEIVVSPRSLHSELMCPICLDMLKNTMTTKECLHRFCADCIITALRSGNKECPTCRKKLVSKRSLRPDPNFDALISKIYPSRDEYEAHQERVLARISKHNNQQALSHSIEEGLKIQAMNRLQRGKKQQIENGSGAEDNGDSSHCSNASTHSNQEAGPSNKRTKTSDDSGLELDNNNTTVAIDPVMDGASEIELVFRPHPTLMENDDSAQTRYIKTSGNATVDHLSKYLAVRLALEELRSKGESNQMNLDTASEKQYTIYIATANGQFTVLNGSFSLELVSEKYWKVNKPMELYYAPTKEHK; this is translated from the exons CCATGTCTCAAGCTGTGCAGACGAATGGGACGCAACCTTTAAGCAAAACATGGGAGCTCAGTTTGTACGAATTGCAAAGAACGCCTCAG GAAGCAATCACCGATGGCTTGGAAATAGTGGTGTCACCCAGGAGCCTGCACAGTGAACTGATGTGTCCCATCTGTTTGGATATGTTAAAAAACACCATGACAACAAAAGAATGTTTGCATCGCTTCTGTGCTGATTGTATCATTACAGCCCTCAGGAGTGG CAACAAAGAATGTCCCACATGTCGTAAAAAGCTAGTTTCAAAAAGATCACTGAGACCAGATCCCAATTTTGATGCTCTGATCAGTAAAATTTATCCAAGCCGAGATGAATACGAAGCTCATCAGGAGAGAGTGCTAGCAAGAATCAGCAAGCACAATAACCAGCAAGCTTTAAGTCACAGCATTGAGGAAGGATTAAAGATTCAGGCTATGAACAG GTTACAGAGAGGCAAGAAACAACAGATTGAGAATGGCAGTGGAGCAGAAGATAACGGTGACAGTTCACACTGTAGCAATGCCTCAACACACAGCAATCAGGAAGCGGGGCCCAGTAATAAGAGGACCAAAACATCGGATGATTCTGGGCTAGAACTGGACAATAACAACACAACTGTGGCAATAGACCCTGTAATGGATGGTGCTAGTGAAATCGAATTAGTCTTCAGGCCTCATCCGACTCTCATGGAGAACGATGACAGTGCACAGACGAG ATACATCAAGACCTCAGGCAATGCCACCGTTGATCACTTGTCCAAGTACTTAGCTGTGAGATTGGCTTTGGAGGAGCTTCGTAGCAAAGGAGAATCAAACCAGATGAACCTTGACACGGCCAGTGAGAAGCAGTATACCATTTACATTGCTACTGCCAATGGGCAGTTCACT GTATTAAATGGGTCATTTTCCTTGGAACTGGTCAGTGAGAAGTATTGGAAAGTGAACAAACCCATGGAACTTTACTATGCACCAACAAAGGAACATAAATAA